In one Leptospiraceae bacterium genomic region, the following are encoded:
- a CDS encoding DUF1554 domain-containing protein — MILNKYRFLQLSFIISLFSYCSSPKGAQFKGVLSLVGDIVGNSSTYTVGGSVSGLSGTLVIINNGGDSLSLNSDGNFTFPTALNDLSTYEVSISSQPTGQFCTLSNGSGTIASANVSNISISCSNFTITYSASAYTYSLNTAISTLTPTVTGTVTSCTSSPALPTGLSIDSACVISGTPTATQVASSYTITATDSVGNTASAGLSITINADPPSALTYTGSPFTFTQNTAISTQTPTKTGTVTSCTSNPTLPNGLSIDATTCAISGTPTTAQAATTYTITASNTYGSTTASISITVNGITAPSALTYTGSPYTFLQNASISSQTPTVTGTVTSCTSSPTLPAGLSIDASTCAISGTPSTVQAAITYTITASNAGGSTTASISITVNSFSYTGSTFVFKAGTAINSLSPTGVGTITACSSTPTLPAGLNLSSSCVITGTPGSAQTATNYTITATISGGTPNTTISIKVASTLYRVFVTSTTYTGDLKTQGGAGDGPAGADNLCNADANKPSTGTYKAILFASGIREANPTPNNWVLYASSTYVRASDSAHIFDTNTSRIFTFGNLTSPFDSGSQKEYWTGFRGAGWEWELGLYTCVNWTSSSSFVTGRFGQSDATNYDSISTGITNTRNQQKHLLCAEQ, encoded by the coding sequence ATGATTTTAAATAAATATCGATTCTTACAACTTTCCTTTATCATTTCTCTTTTTTCCTATTGTTCTTCTCCCAAAGGCGCCCAGTTCAAAGGAGTTCTTAGCCTGGTTGGTGATATTGTAGGGAACAGCTCTACTTATACAGTTGGGGGTTCTGTTAGTGGTCTGAGTGGAACTTTAGTCATAATAAATAATGGGGGAGATTCTTTAAGCCTGAATTCGGATGGGAATTTCACGTTTCCAACTGCTTTAAACGATTTATCGACTTATGAGGTAAGCATATCGTCACAACCTACAGGTCAATTCTGTACCCTGAGCAACGGTTCCGGAACCATTGCTTCTGCAAATGTCAGCAATATATCCATTAGCTGTAGCAATTTTACGATTACATATTCTGCATCCGCTTATACCTATAGCTTAAATACAGCTATTTCTACCCTGACACCAACAGTTACAGGGACAGTGACTTCCTGTACTTCCAGCCCCGCTCTTCCGACGGGATTATCTATTGATTCCGCTTGTGTAATTAGCGGAACTCCTACAGCCACACAGGTAGCCAGCAGCTACACCATTACGGCTACCGATTCAGTAGGAAATACTGCCAGTGCCGGTTTATCAATTACCATAAACGCAGACCCTCCTTCTGCCCTGACTTATACAGGAAGTCCTTTTACTTTTACCCAGAATACAGCTATTTCTACCCAGACTCCGACAAAAACAGGAACCGTTACTTCCTGTACTTCCAACCCGACTCTTCCGAATGGACTATCTATTGATGCGACCACCTGTGCAATCAGCGGGACTCCTACTACTGCACAGGCTGCTACAACTTATACCATTACGGCAAGTAATACTTATGGTAGCACAACTGCGAGCATCAGCATTACAGTAAACGGGATAACTGCTCCCTCGGCCCTGACTTATACCGGAAGCCCCTATACATTTTTACAAAATGCAAGTATTTCAAGCCAGACACCGACGGTAACAGGAACCGTAACTTCCTGTACTTCCAGCCCCACTCTTCCGGCCGGATTATCTATCGATGCCAGCACCTGTGCGATAAGTGGAACTCCGAGCACTGTACAGGCTGCCATAACTTATACCATTACAGCAAGCAATGCAGGAGGAAGCACTACAGCCAGCATCAGTATTACCGTGAACTCTTTTAGCTACACAGGTTCTACTTTTGTATTTAAAGCCGGCACTGCCATCAATTCTCTCAGTCCTACCGGTGTAGGAACAATTACTGCCTGCTCATCAACACCTACACTGCCTGCAGGTTTAAATTTATCTTCAAGTTGCGTAATCACAGGAACGCCAGGTTCCGCTCAAACAGCCACAAATTATACCATTACAGCTACTATAAGCGGTGGAACTCCGAATACCACCATCAGTATAAAGGTAGCTTCTACTCTGTACCGGGTGTTTGTTACCTCTACTACCTACACAGGAGACTTGAAAACCCAGGGAGGAGCCGGGGACGGACCGGCCGGTGCAGACAACCTCTGTAATGCGGATGCCAATAAGCCTTCTACCGGAACCTATAAAGCCATTCTTTTTGCCTCAGGAATTAGAGAAGCAAATCCTACACCCAATAACTGGGTACTATACGCCAGTAGTACCTATGTCCGTGCTTCCGATTCAGCTCATATTTTTGATACGAATACTTCGAGAATTTTTACATTTGGAAATCTCACTTCTCCTTTTGACTCGGGCTCTCAAAAGGAATACTGGACAGGATTCAGGGGGGCTGGCTGGGAATGGGAATTGGGTTTATACACCTGTGTTAACTGGACTTCAAGCTCTTCTTTTGTTACAGGCAGGTTCGGACAGAGTGATGCAACAAACTACGATTCCATTTCCACAGGAATTACGAACACCCGTAACCAGCAAAAACATTTACTCTGTGCAGAACAATAA
- a CDS encoding PilZ domain-containing protein — MSEDHRHSIRVYPRDFKDYDIFIQLEFGDSYNGHMGNVSETGLCCIMPEQCEVSTGDALSGYIQHIPMGERISFKGTVVWEKSYEFQKKVNRMLGIHFEKAIVLPDHLFALSLSVEPPDF, encoded by the coding sequence ATGTCAGAAGATCACAGACATTCGATACGAGTCTATCCAAGAGACTTTAAAGACTATGATATATTCATTCAATTAGAATTTGGAGATTCTTATAACGGACACATGGGGAATGTTTCCGAAACCGGATTATGTTGCATTATGCCGGAACAATGCGAAGTCAGTACGGGTGATGCCCTTTCCGGATACATACAACATATTCCTATGGGAGAGAGAATTTCCTTCAAAGGGACAGTTGTCTGGGAAAAATCTTACGAATTTCAAAAAAAAGTGAATCGCATGTTGGGCATTCATTTTGAAAAAGCGATTGTCCTTCCGGATCATTTATTTGCACTAAGTTTATCTGTAGAACCTCCCGATTTTTGA
- a CDS encoding BamA/TamA family outer membrane protein, whose amino-acid sequence MKFFLSIFLIYGFVLSSSVFADEAEDSGKQGLPFPISEKKRLKKEDAEKKVEGWFPTGMPFVYFDANNGFGYGGRLYLINNKDRKDPFFEYTPYRHRIFFHYSNTTKNAQWHSIDLDSPYIFDTKFRLRSSFVYDSNPNNLFFGVGESTLTPLSYTDRNDPAGHRVTNAKFNKTEEALAYRRPARGYEAQYVDDKQINSLIQSQNPAFRTGYVTDKKYYRYDMEYPQFNFSLERSFFDGIMRAVFGTRLSKANVKPYDGQIFEAKDPYYGNTDIAFMNVNVPTVQGTTKLTEDAEAKKISGYNGGYINLLRFGLVYDTRDFEPDPNKGVFAEVTHERAEKAIGSDFQYNKMFYSVRVFYSPFPKVFEKFVLAGKLSFVNTKGNAPFFEYRNMWGTETNISGLGGRTTLRGYMQDRFVGPAMGFGNLEVRWKFYEVPGFAFNLVPFFDFGRVWDRAENASLKDYKYSAGVGLRIAWNQSTIIYVDVASSRENSGQVYMNFNHIF is encoded by the coding sequence ATGAAGTTCTTTCTCTCAATTTTTTTGATCTATGGTTTCGTTTTGAGCTCTTCTGTATTCGCCGATGAAGCAGAAGATAGTGGAAAACAGGGCCTTCCTTTTCCCATTTCTGAAAAGAAACGCCTAAAAAAGGAAGATGCTGAAAAAAAGGTAGAAGGCTGGTTTCCGACCGGTATGCCTTTTGTCTATTTTGATGCGAATAACGGTTTTGGTTATGGGGGTAGATTGTACCTTATTAATAATAAAGATAGAAAAGACCCCTTTTTTGAATACACCCCCTATCGCCACAGAATTTTCTTTCACTACTCGAATACTACGAAGAATGCTCAGTGGCATTCTATCGATCTGGATTCTCCTTATATTTTCGATACGAAGTTTCGACTTCGCTCCAGTTTTGTGTATGACTCCAATCCGAATAACCTCTTTTTCGGAGTTGGTGAATCCACTCTTACTCCCCTGAGTTATACTGACAGAAACGATCCGGCGGGACACAGGGTGACGAACGCCAAATTTAATAAGACAGAAGAAGCCCTGGCGTATAGAAGACCGGCAAGGGGGTATGAGGCTCAATATGTAGATGATAAGCAAATTAATAGTTTAATCCAGAGTCAAAATCCGGCGTTTCGAACAGGTTATGTAACGGATAAAAAATATTATCGATACGATATGGAATATCCCCAGTTTAACTTTAGTTTGGAAAGGTCTTTCTTTGATGGAATTATGCGGGCTGTTTTTGGCACCCGGCTTTCAAAGGCCAATGTAAAACCCTATGATGGACAAATTTTCGAGGCGAAAGACCCCTATTATGGAAATACGGACATTGCTTTTATGAATGTAAATGTCCCTACTGTACAGGGTACTACTAAATTGACCGAGGATGCAGAAGCTAAAAAAATTAGCGGTTATAATGGGGGATATATAAACTTACTCAGATTTGGACTGGTCTATGATACCAGGGATTTTGAACCCGATCCGAATAAAGGAGTTTTTGCAGAGGTAACCCATGAGAGGGCTGAAAAGGCTATAGGTTCTGACTTTCAGTATAATAAAATGTTTTATTCCGTTCGGGTCTTTTATAGCCCCTTCCCGAAAGTTTTTGAGAAATTTGTTCTGGCCGGAAAACTTTCTTTTGTGAACACAAAAGGAAATGCTCCCTTTTTTGAATACAGAAACATGTGGGGAACTGAAACCAACATTTCCGGTCTGGGTGGAAGAACTACTCTCAGAGGCTATATGCAGGATAGATTTGTAGGACCGGCTATGGGTTTTGGAAACCTGGAAGTGCGCTGGAAATTTTACGAAGTACCGGGTTTTGCCTTCAATCTGGTTCCTTTCTTTGACTTTGGTAGAGTCTGGGATAGGGCTGAGAATGCCAGCCTGAAAGATTATAAATATTCTGCCGGTGTGGGTTTACGGATAGCCTGGAATCAATCCACTATTATCTATGTGGATGTAGCCAGTTCCAGAGAAAACTCCGGTCAGGTTTATATGAACTTTAATCACATTTTTTGA
- a CDS encoding acyltransferase gives MSQTIEEKKKHSFWNDYFFNVFRVDPREMASLNGIRAIALFMLFYAHLYRGYESFLKPEFRDMKEPINFFISNFLLNGSSCLDMFFVLSGFLISGPLLRELQRTGTVSIKFFYIKRLLRIFPPYYIFLLIWGGYFLPKYINSLPPGHETKLFWKSWLINDALYLSNYLPRTVVHGWSLALEEQFYLLFPFFLLGVYRFIPERYKLSSLIGLALLPLLYRFYVVYALMPEGNISYNTYVYYPFHGHIDSVFYGIIAAYIYDNRKHWIDWLMERVILRRTLHLSMWLSIFFYSIFVNEFKPGFFSQVIRFNIFSIAWGVIMILTLREGSLPQKILSWKGFSPVAKLSYGAYLLHLVVMQVYTPKIWKNAIYTTSLTYWHILAWFLPLCFITLFYSYIFHLFAERPFMLWKDNLVLKFKETLKAQKEKEENIVLRPK, from the coding sequence ATGTCGCAAACAATAGAAGAAAAGAAAAAGCACAGCTTCTGGAATGATTATTTTTTCAATGTGTTCCGGGTCGATCCGAGAGAAATGGCTTCTCTGAACGGGATTCGAGCGATTGCGTTATTTATGCTTTTTTATGCACACCTTTACAGGGGCTATGAGTCCTTTTTAAAACCTGAATTTAGGGACATGAAGGAACCTATCAATTTCTTTATATCCAACTTTTTATTAAATGGTTCATCCTGTCTGGATATGTTTTTTGTTTTAAGCGGATTCCTTATTTCCGGACCCTTATTACGGGAGTTACAAAGAACCGGGACTGTTTCAATAAAGTTTTTTTATATAAAAAGACTTCTCCGAATTTTTCCTCCTTATTATATTTTCCTTCTTATCTGGGGGGGGTATTTTTTACCTAAGTATATAAATTCTCTACCACCGGGGCATGAAACCAAACTTTTCTGGAAAAGTTGGTTAATTAATGATGCTCTTTACCTGAGTAATTATCTGCCTAGGACGGTTGTGCACGGCTGGTCCTTAGCCCTTGAAGAACAATTTTATCTTCTTTTTCCTTTTTTTCTACTGGGAGTCTATCGTTTTATCCCGGAGCGTTATAAACTGAGTTCTCTAATCGGTCTCGCCTTATTGCCCTTACTTTACCGTTTTTATGTAGTCTATGCGCTTATGCCGGAAGGTAATATATCGTATAATACTTATGTATATTATCCCTTTCACGGACACATAGACTCGGTCTTTTACGGAATTATTGCTGCCTATATTTATGACAATCGAAAGCATTGGATTGATTGGTTAATGGAAAGGGTTATTCTCAGGCGAACTCTTCATCTATCCATGTGGTTAAGCATTTTCTTTTATTCTATCTTTGTAAATGAATTTAAACCCGGCTTTTTTTCCCAGGTGATACGCTTCAATATATTCAGTATAGCCTGGGGAGTAATCATGATTTTAACACTCAGAGAAGGCAGCCTGCCACAAAAGATTTTATCCTGGAAGGGTTTCTCTCCCGTAGCAAAACTTTCCTACGGAGCTTACCTTCTTCACCTTGTTGTCATGCAGGTATATACACCAAAGATTTGGAAAAATGCGATTTATACAACTTCCCTGACTTACTGGCATATCCTGGCCTGGTTCTTACCACTCTGCTTTATTACGCTTTTCTATTCGTATATCTTTCATTTATTCGCAGAGCGTCCTTTTATGCTATGGAAAGATAATTTAGTTTTAAAATTCAAAGAGACACTCAAAGCCCAGAAAGAAAAAGAAGAGAATATAGTCTTACGACCAAAATAA
- a CDS encoding DUF1566 domain-containing protein encodes MKHWKKFSVLFLIVLLHFCEAKPEKTFYGIPEEESKTILTGVILNSYLEDTGRGTIRDKSLGIEWKKCTQGQVYRAAQNDCQGATTGSLITPNDNYLYSATPFNFCNLATNDCNTLTIPQVLRETDISAGILSEAFLSCNTDRTDGKSDWRVATTAELVKLASGGKTALLQYFPNTVSQYYWSSNAYELDPSGLTGRAIYFGEDDFGKEAYFPKSDKYYVRCVRNY; translated from the coding sequence ATGAAACATTGGAAAAAATTTAGCGTTCTATTTCTTATTGTCTTACTCCATTTCTGTGAAGCGAAACCGGAGAAAACTTTTTACGGAATTCCGGAAGAAGAAAGTAAAACCATTCTTACCGGGGTTATTTTAAATTCATATCTTGAGGATACAGGTCGTGGAACTATAAGAGATAAAAGTCTGGGTATCGAATGGAAGAAATGTACCCAGGGACAGGTATACCGAGCAGCCCAGAATGATTGTCAGGGAGCTACTACAGGTTCGCTCATAACTCCGAATGATAACTACCTGTATTCGGCCACTCCTTTCAATTTTTGTAATCTCGCCACAAATGATTGCAACACCCTTACCATTCCTCAGGTTCTTCGAGAAACAGATATTTCCGCAGGAATTCTGAGTGAGGCTTTTCTTTCCTGTAACACTGATAGAACTGATGGAAAAAGTGATTGGAGAGTAGCTACAACAGCGGAACTTGTAAAATTGGCCAGTGGCGGAAAAACAGCATTGCTTCAATATTTTCCGAATACGGTCAGTCAGTACTACTGGTCATCTAATGCGTATGAGCTGGATCCTTCCGGCCTGACCGGAAGAGCGATCTATTTTGGAGAAGATGATTTTGGCAAAGAAGCCTATTTTCCAAAATCAGATAAATACTACGTTCGTTGTGTAAGGAATTACTAA
- a CDS encoding TIM44-like domain-containing protein gives MKRILVYSVLLVLFIFFNFEVFSRPGGGRSYRSSSSGSSSRSSSSYRSSGSSYKSSSGSSYRSNSSSSYKSSGSSYSSGGSYSSGSSAPQYNFVSLYDLTSYSLSMEILKDSSFKAEEKFSSSYIPTKTNTYFLYSILLPNASQNSGNTITIFNTGSGKTETAKEDSSLNKNYAVSTSIPVPMLKTPGTFSIIYANYDPLPEIPKASVFKVPVYSPSGYKTLLKETTFSIKFPENVNPEEIKVIPSGLDGKELKNKITYTISKGLITGKAIITDPKENAILSISFPENTFVPDSISLKEKGFDRFLEKKKIDLNILDGGFVDVEDESIYFLKSSGTVAESISRSIYRNYSKVRSIITGEIKTSVRPSSIFYHSYDVSLYWFTASGNPIKKMFTTHGYIKEEDSSPVLLWESPKQEYFPTEKMEVNIQLPGNVKASNIKIEGELHSKKPLRILKEGTVVRFLMRNLSKGDYLKVKLVLPEGAVGSGSFFKLVKLNLQDTRLTNPFLFYSPFILLLIGIPIAFLILKRKKNAAPDTSGLVQARASSVSFSSDPDFSLDDFYKKAEWTSNQLTSAWLKGDMSVVRSLVSSGVYNRFRVQLAIMDKEGMKNFMKDYRLLSLKVITSLDESPLQSIHVLLRAEARDINLPKDTPKKEIEKELNFCSVEPYEEVWSFVRSAGAKTVPGRDLFSNRCPSCGSPADKSAQSNRCENCGSVYNSGKYDWVLSEITQTVEWSESALSSSVSGLSELRKVNPGISPQVVEDRTSYLFWRWTESRLKGNPDPLRRDAVETYLSELPKSSVPFYDIAVGAVDTQSLKLDGNSAIAKVKVKWSAADTKGAEPYYRENTFTIILEEAKTELLGFAGHSCISCGSPLPESDSLSCEYCGAEVPGKVKDWLLKSVN, from the coding sequence ATGAAACGAATATTAGTTTATTCTGTATTATTAGTTCTTTTTATTTTTTTTAATTTTGAAGTTTTTTCAAGACCCGGTGGAGGACGCAGTTATCGTTCTTCGAGTAGCGGTTCTTCTTCGAGAAGCAGTTCGTCTTATCGAAGTAGCGGCTCTTCTTACAAAAGCAGTAGTGGTTCTTCATACAGAAGTAATTCCTCTTCTTCCTATAAAAGTAGTGGAAGCTCTTATTCTTCGGGTGGTTCTTATAGTTCGGGCTCTTCTGCTCCGCAATATAATTTTGTATCACTCTATGACCTGACTTCTTACTCGCTATCTATGGAGATTCTAAAAGACTCATCTTTCAAGGCAGAAGAGAAATTTAGTAGTAGTTATATACCGACAAAAACCAATACCTATTTCTTGTATTCTATCCTCTTACCCAATGCTTCCCAAAACTCAGGAAATACGATTACTATTTTCAATACAGGTTCCGGTAAAACAGAAACGGCGAAAGAAGATTCATCTTTAAACAAAAACTATGCGGTATCAACTTCTATACCGGTGCCGATGCTAAAAACACCCGGAACTTTTTCCATAATATATGCTAACTATGATCCTCTTCCTGAAATTCCGAAAGCTTCGGTATTTAAAGTTCCTGTTTATAGTCCTTCGGGTTATAAAACTCTCTTAAAAGAAACCACATTTTCTATTAAGTTTCCGGAAAATGTAAACCCGGAAGAAATAAAAGTAATCCCTTCCGGATTAGATGGGAAAGAACTCAAAAATAAGATTACCTACACTATTAGCAAAGGTTTAATTACAGGTAAAGCCATCATTACCGATCCAAAAGAAAATGCGATTTTAAGCATTAGCTTTCCCGAAAATACCTTTGTACCGGATAGTATTTCCTTAAAAGAAAAAGGTTTTGATCGTTTTCTCGAAAAAAAGAAAATTGATCTAAACATTCTGGATGGTGGTTTCGTGGATGTAGAAGATGAATCCATATACTTTTTAAAAAGTAGCGGAACTGTTGCTGAATCCATTAGTCGATCCATATATAGAAATTACTCTAAAGTTAGAAGCATTATAACCGGCGAAATTAAGACATCAGTTCGACCTTCTTCGATATTTTATCATAGCTATGATGTAAGTCTTTATTGGTTTACTGCATCCGGCAATCCTATTAAAAAGATGTTTACAACTCATGGTTATATCAAGGAAGAGGATTCCTCTCCCGTGCTTCTCTGGGAAAGTCCAAAACAGGAATATTTCCCCACCGAAAAAATGGAAGTGAATATACAACTTCCCGGAAACGTGAAAGCTTCCAATATTAAAATCGAAGGAGAATTGCATTCTAAAAAACCGCTAAGAATTTTGAAAGAAGGAACAGTAGTAAGATTTCTAATGAGAAATTTATCTAAAGGAGATTACCTGAAAGTCAAATTGGTATTGCCTGAGGGTGCTGTGGGTTCCGGAAGTTTTTTTAAACTTGTAAAATTGAATTTACAGGATACCAGATTAACCAACCCATTTTTATTCTACTCTCCTTTTATACTGCTTCTCATCGGGATACCGATTGCTTTTCTGATACTCAAAAGAAAGAAAAATGCAGCTCCTGATACAAGCGGTCTGGTTCAGGCCAGGGCCAGCTCTGTAAGTTTTAGCTCAGACCCTGACTTCTCTCTCGATGACTTCTACAAGAAAGCTGAATGGACCTCCAATCAACTCACTTCCGCCTGGTTAAAAGGAGATATGTCTGTGGTACGAAGCCTTGTTTCTTCAGGAGTTTATAACCGTTTCCGGGTTCAGTTGGCTATCATGGATAAAGAAGGCATGAAAAACTTCATGAAAGATTATCGCTTATTATCCCTCAAAGTTATTACTTCCCTGGATGAATCTCCTCTGCAAAGCATCCACGTTTTACTTCGAGCCGAAGCAAGAGACATCAATCTGCCTAAAGATACTCCGAAAAAAGAAATAGAAAAAGAGCTAAATTTCTGCTCTGTAGAACCCTATGAAGAAGTCTGGTCTTTCGTGAGAAGTGCCGGGGCAAAAACGGTGCCGGGTAGAGACTTATTCTCTAATCGCTGTCCTTCCTGCGGCTCACCGGCTGACAAGTCAGCTCAATCTAACCGCTGTGAAAATTGTGGTTCCGTCTATAACTCAGGCAAGTATGATTGGGTGCTATCCGAGATCACACAGACAGTGGAATGGTCTGAATCTGCCCTATCTTCTTCCGTTTCCGGCCTATCCGAGTTAAGAAAAGTAAACCCCGGAATCAGCCCGCAGGTAGTGGAAGATAGGACTTCTTATCTTTTCTGGAGATGGACCGAATCACGCCTGAAAGGAAATCCCGACCCATTGCGCAGGGATGCAGTAGAGACCTATCTTTCCGAACTTCCAAAGTCTTCGGTACCTTTTTATGATATAGCAGTAGGTGCTGTAGATACACAGAGTTTAAAGCTGGACGGAAATTCGGCGATTGCTAAAGTGAAGGTGAAATGGAGTGCCGCTGATACAAAAGGTGCAGAGCCTTATTACAGAGAAAATACCTTTACTATAATTTTGGAAGAAGCAAAAACCGAGCTTTTGGGATTTGCAGGTCACAGTTGTATAAGCTGCGGTTCACCTTTACCTGAATCAGATTCTCTGAGTTGTGAATACTGTGGTGCAGAAGTACCGGGTAAAGTAAAAGACTGGTTATTAAAAAGCGTAAATTAG